Part of the Streptomyces antimycoticus genome, CACGGATCATCGCAGGCGTCGCCCGGATCGTGCGGGACGTCGGGCTGGCCGAGGAACTCGCGCAGGACGCGCTGGTCACCGCGCTGGAGCGGTGGCCGGAGTCCGGCGTGCCGGACAATCCGGGCGCCTGGCTCATGGCCACCGCCAAGCACCGTGCGATCGATCTCGTCCGCCGTAAGGAGACCTACGCACGCAAGCTGGCGGAGGTCGGGCGGGCCCTGGAGGACGTCTCACCGCCCGACCCGGCGGATCTCGCCCGCACCGCCGAGGACATCGACGACGATCTGCTGCGGCTGATCTTCACCGCCTGCCATCCCGTGCTGTCGACCCAGGCCCGGGTCGCGCTCACCCTGCGGCTGCTGGGCGGGCTGACGACGGAGGAGATCGCCCGCGCGTTCCTGGTCCCGGAGCCCACGGTCGCCCAGCGCATCGTCCGGGCCAAACGGACGCTCGCCCAGGCCGACGTCCCCTTCGAAGTGCCCTACGGCGACGACCGGACTGCCCGGCTCTCCTCGGTCCTGGAGGTCATCTACCTGATCTTCAACGAGGGCTACTCCGCGACCACGGGCGACGATCTGGTGCGCCCGGCCCTGTGCGAGGACGCGCTGCGGCTGGCCCGGGTCCTGGGCGGGCTGCTGCCCCAGGAGCCCGAAGTCCACGGGCTGGCCGCGCTGCTGGAGTTCCAGTCCTCCCGTATCGCGGCGCGCACCGGCCCCGGCGGCGAGCCGGTGCTGCTCGCCGACCAGAACCGCACCAAGTGGAACCGCCCGCTCATCCGCCGGGGGGCCGACGCCCTGCAGCGCGCGGGCCACGGCCCGTACTCCCTCCAGGCCGCCATCGCCGCCTGCCACGCACGGGCGATCCGTTACGAGGACACCGACTGGACGGCCATCGCCGCCCTCTACGGCCGGCTGATGGCGCTGGCCCCGTCCCCGGTGGTGGAGCTCAACCGGGCGGTCGCCGTCGCGATGGCGGAGGGGCCCGCGGCGGGTCTGAAGCTGGTCGAGGCGCTGGCGGAGGAACCGGCGCTCAAGGGCTACCACCTGCTGCCGAGCGTCCGCGGGGATCTGCTGGAGCGCCTGGGCCGGCATGAGGAGGCCCGGGCGGAGTTCGCCCGGGCGGCGGACCTGACCCGTAACGCCCGTGAGCGGGCGCTGCTGCTGGAGCGGTCGTCGGGCTGATCCGATCTTGTGGTCGGGGCGAAAAGGTGCGCATGCTGCCCCATGAACTCATCCTCCGCGTCTTTCTCCTCTTCGTCCTTGTTTTCTCACCTCTCGTCACCGGCCGATCGGCTCGGCTTCGGCGCGATGCAGCTGCCGGGGCGGTGGGCCGGTCCCGCCGTCGCGCGTGCGACGGCTGTGGCGGTCGCACGGCGGGCCGTGGAGCTGGGTGCCCGTCATATCGACACCGCCGCCTTCTACTTCTCCGCCACCGAGCGGGCCAACGACATCCTGCGCGAGGCCCTGCATCCGTACCCCGCGGATGTCACCATCGCCACCAAGGTCGGGCCGCTGCGCACCGCGACCGGCGAGATGT contains:
- a CDS encoding RNA polymerase sigma factor, which encodes MTAASPADAARAAETAETAEAVETAETTPIAETVETVFRIESARIIAGVARIVRDVGLAEELAQDALVTALERWPESGVPDNPGAWLMATAKHRAIDLVRRKETYARKLAEVGRALEDVSPPDPADLARTAEDIDDDLLRLIFTACHPVLSTQARVALTLRLLGGLTTEEIARAFLVPEPTVAQRIVRAKRTLAQADVPFEVPYGDDRTARLSSVLEVIYLIFNEGYSATTGDDLVRPALCEDALRLARVLGGLLPQEPEVHGLAALLEFQSSRIAARTGPGGEPVLLADQNRTKWNRPLIRRGADALQRAGHGPYSLQAAIAACHARAIRYEDTDWTAIAALYGRLMALAPSPVVELNRAVAVAMAEGPAAGLKLVEALAEEPALKGYHLLPSVRGDLLERLGRHEEARAEFARAADLTRNARERALLLERSSG